The following coding sequences lie in one Desulfosalsimonas propionicica genomic window:
- a CDS encoding two-component system sensor histidine kinase NtrB: MIISRTKPEQDLYRKLRWLIFFRGLFALVMLGSAFAADSRPAVHLGLADGSLGWLMLLGIGLLLLSAGYLLVLPRIRSLVLFAYLQIAADTVAVSLIILITGGFSSIFAFMYLVVIVYATMVIYRRGGMVTATLCAIQYGILIDLEYYGLLRPFGDDAQFLIDNYDWPYVIYKLLFTIAAFYAVAFLSGFLSEQEKTAKRDLWAMEDQMKRVERLAAVGEMAAGLAHEIKNPLASLSGSIQLLRDQLPYDPAQERLMQIALREADRLSTLVTNFLMFSRPGVGKAEVIDLERAVSEITTLFKSNPGHRARIDVRMDLSKGLFVRIDPEHFKQVVWNLLNNAAESIEGSGVIEIRLYPCRKNQACIDISDTGSGISRDMLARVFDPFVSTKSRGTGLGLSIVQQLINAYGGLVHMESTPGAGTAVTLRLPTHQPAAPGVAGD; encoded by the coding sequence ATGATTATTTCCCGCACCAAGCCGGAACAGGATCTGTATCGAAAGCTTAGATGGCTGATTTTTTTCCGGGGCCTGTTTGCGCTGGTGATGCTGGGATCGGCATTTGCCGCAGATTCCAGGCCGGCGGTGCATCTTGGCTTGGCGGACGGCTCCCTGGGTTGGCTCATGCTGCTCGGCATAGGGCTGTTGCTGCTTTCTGCAGGCTATCTCCTGGTCTTGCCCCGGATCAGAAGTCTGGTCTTGTTTGCCTACCTCCAGATAGCCGCAGACACGGTTGCGGTCAGTCTGATCATATTGATCACGGGCGGATTCTCAAGCATCTTTGCGTTTATGTATCTGGTGGTCATTGTTTATGCCACCATGGTCATCTACCGCCGCGGCGGGATGGTGACGGCCACGCTTTGCGCCATCCAGTACGGGATTCTCATCGACCTTGAGTACTATGGCCTTCTCCGGCCCTTTGGTGATGACGCCCAGTTCCTGATTGACAATTATGACTGGCCTTATGTGATATACAAGCTGCTGTTTACCATTGCAGCCTTTTATGCCGTGGCCTTTTTGAGCGGATTTCTCTCTGAGCAGGAAAAAACGGCCAAGCGGGATCTGTGGGCCATGGAAGACCAAATGAAACGGGTGGAGCGCCTTGCCGCAGTGGGGGAGATGGCCGCCGGCCTGGCCCACGAGATCAAAAATCCCCTGGCTTCCCTGAGTGGTTCGATTCAGCTGCTGCGCGATCAGCTCCCTTATGACCCGGCCCAGGAGCGGCTCATGCAGATTGCGCTTCGGGAAGCCGACCGGCTTTCGACACTGGTTACCAACTTTCTGATGTTTTCCCGCCCCGGGGTGGGAAAAGCCGAAGTCATTGATCTGGAGCGGGCCGTATCCGAAATCACCACCCTGTTTAAGTCCAATCCCGGCCACAGAGCCCGTATTGACGTGCGCATGGATTTGTCAAAAGGCCTGTTTGTGCGCATAGATCCGGAGCACTTCAAGCAGGTGGTGTGGAATTTGCTCAATAATGCAGCAGAATCCATCGAGGGCAGCGGGGTGATCGAAATCCGGCTTTACCCTTGCCGGAAGAATCAGGCATGCATTGATATTTCCGATACCGGCAGTGGCATTTCCCGGGACATGCTCGCCCGGGTTTTTGACCCGTTTGTTTCAACCAAATCCCGGGGCACCGGGCTGGGGTTGTCCATTGTCCAGCAGCTTATCAATGCATACGGGGGGTTGGTGCATATGGAAAGTACTCCTGGTGCCGGCACTGCTGTGACCCTTCGCTTGCCGACCCATCAGCCGGCTGCTCCGGGGGTGGCCGGAGACTGA
- a CDS encoding site-2 protease family protein, translated as MEEKIIQALILIIPLLMAVTLHEVAHGYAAWMFGDPTAKLAGRLTLNPVRHLDPFGSLILPGLLIFSGSPAIFGYAKPVPVNFRNLRDPKLGTIVVSAAGVGVNFACALAAGLVYQIIAPFAGDSTIFLLAARLVYGFCIISVVLGVFNLLPIPPLDGSHILSALLPPGARQKYEQIGTFGVLILLVLLMTRSLDFLITAVISPLVRFFTGG; from the coding sequence GTGGAAGAAAAAATTATACAGGCATTGATACTGATCATCCCGCTTCTCATGGCCGTCACCCTCCATGAGGTCGCCCACGGTTATGCGGCATGGATGTTTGGTGATCCCACGGCCAAGCTTGCCGGCCGGCTCACTCTCAACCCGGTCCGGCACCTGGACCCGTTCGGATCACTGATTTTACCGGGTTTGCTGATATTTTCCGGGTCACCGGCCATATTCGGATACGCCAAGCCGGTTCCGGTGAATTTCCGCAATCTGCGCGATCCCAAACTGGGTACCATTGTGGTTTCCGCAGCCGGGGTGGGGGTAAATTTTGCGTGCGCGCTGGCAGCAGGTCTTGTCTACCAGATCATTGCTCCGTTTGCAGGAGATTCAACGATTTTTTTGCTGGCCGCAAGGCTGGTCTACGGCTTCTGTATTATCAGCGTGGTGCTCGGGGTGTTTAATCTGCTGCCGATTCCACCCTTAGACGGCAGTCACATCCTGTCGGCCCTGCTGCCACCGGGGGCCCGGCAGAAATACGAACAAATCGGCACATTCGGCGTCCTGATTCTGCTGGTGCTGCTGATGACCCGATCCCTTGATTTTCTGATTACAGCAGTGATCAGTCCACTAGTGCGCTTTTTTACCGGCGGCTGA
- the trpS gene encoding tryptophan--tRNA ligase, with protein sequence MTEKKRIVSGMRPTGALHLGNLHGALQNWINMQPDYDCFFFIADWHALTSDYENPGNIKKYTRNMMIDWLAAGLDPEKSVLFVQSRIREHAELFLLLSMITPVPWLERNPTYKEQIDALQNKDLSTFGFLGYPVLQAADIIIYKAEGVPVGIDQAPHIELTREIARRFNHLYGRVFPEPDTILTEISKILGTDRRKMSKSYSNAIFLSDSPEQIRKKVSQMITDPQRIKRTDPGDPSVCNVFTFHQLYSPTDLVAQVDPDCRSAKIGCVECKKKMAEHLVAYLSPIRDKIEYYKNHTDQVEQVMAEGSDKARQVAAKTLAEVRDAVRI encoded by the coding sequence ATGACTGAAAAAAAACGAATTGTCAGCGGGATGCGCCCAACCGGCGCCCTGCATCTGGGCAACCTGCACGGAGCCCTGCAGAACTGGATCAACATGCAGCCCGATTATGACTGCTTCTTTTTTATTGCCGACTGGCATGCGCTGACAAGCGACTATGAAAACCCAGGCAATATCAAAAAATACACCCGAAACATGATGATTGACTGGCTGGCCGCGGGCCTGGACCCGGAGAAGAGCGTGTTGTTCGTTCAGTCCCGGATCAGGGAGCATGCCGAGCTTTTTCTGCTCCTGTCCATGATCACGCCGGTACCCTGGCTGGAGCGAAACCCCACTTACAAGGAACAGATTGATGCCCTGCAAAACAAGGATCTCTCTACGTTCGGATTTCTGGGCTATCCGGTGCTGCAGGCCGCAGACATCATTATCTACAAGGCCGAGGGCGTACCCGTGGGCATTGACCAGGCCCCCCACATCGAGCTGACCCGGGAGATCGCCAGACGATTCAACCATCTCTACGGCCGGGTGTTTCCGGAGCCTGACACCATTTTGACGGAAATCAGTAAAATTTTGGGCACTGACCGGCGCAAGATGAGCAAAAGCTACAGCAATGCCATTTTCCTGTCTGATTCCCCTGAACAGATCAGGAAAAAAGTCAGCCAGATGATAACCGATCCCCAACGGATCAAGCGCACAGACCCGGGGGACCCGTCAGTGTGCAACGTGTTTACCTTCCACCAGCTCTATTCGCCGACAGATCTTGTGGCGCAGGTGGACCCGGACTGCCGCAGCGCAAAAATCGGCTGTGTGGAATGCAAAAAGAAAATGGCCGAACACCTGGTGGCATACCTGTCCCCGATCCGGGACAAAATCGAGTATTATAAAAACCACACCGACCAGGTGGAACAGGTCATGGCCGAAGGTTCAGACAAGGCCCGGCAGGTGGCGGCAAAAACCCTTGCCGAGGTCAGAGACGCGGTACGGATCTGA
- the scpB gene encoding SMC-Scp complex subunit ScpB, with protein MKDLKNIIEALLFVSPAPLSAERIRELIVYADAAEIKDALESLVREHQKRDGGFALHQVAGGFQFRTRPEHRQWVEKLLAPQPVRLSRASLETLAIVAYHQPVLRSDVEHIRGVNSGGTLRFLLEKKLIRILGRKEIPGRPLLYGTTKKFLETFDLKDLKDLPAPDEIQPGEENQDTGSDPGTEKK; from the coding sequence ATGAAAGATCTGAAAAACATCATTGAAGCCCTTTTGTTTGTCTCGCCAGCGCCGTTGTCCGCAGAACGGATCCGTGAACTCATTGTTTATGCCGATGCCGCTGAAATCAAAGATGCCCTGGAAAGCCTTGTCCGGGAGCACCAGAAGCGAGACGGGGGCTTTGCACTCCACCAGGTGGCAGGCGGTTTTCAGTTCCGCACCCGCCCGGAGCACCGGCAATGGGTGGAAAAACTGCTGGCCCCCCAGCCCGTTCGCCTGAGCCGGGCTTCCCTGGAAACGCTGGCCATTGTGGCCTATCACCAACCGGTGCTGCGAAGTGATGTGGAGCACATCCGGGGGGTCAATTCCGGGGGCACCCTGCGTTTTCTGCTGGAGAAAAAACTCATTCGAATTCTGGGCCGAAAGGAGATTCCGGGCCGCCCCCTGCTTTACGGCACCACCAAAAAATTTTTGGAAACCTTTGATCTAAAGGATTTAAAGGATCTGCCGGCCCCGGATGAAATCCAGCCCGGAGAAGAAAATCAAGACACCGGCTCAGATCCGGGGACAGAGAAAAAATAA
- a CDS encoding type II secretion system F family protein — protein sequence MPVFQWEGKDRNNQVRKGEIEAATEQEVRAVLGRQRIVPTKLKKKPKDLLENISFFQPKVKQQDIIIFCRQFSTMIDAGLPIIQCLDILQSQQENLTFKKMLKDIKESVEGGQTLADSLKKYPDHFDSLFVNMVAAGEAGGILDVILRRLSVYMEKAARLKAQVKGAMTYPIVTLIIAVLVVAVILVFVIPVFEEMFASFGQGLPAPTQAVIAMSFFVQSKIWWIIGGIVLVIFAFRRFYKTEKGRAMIDELTLRLPVIGILIRKVAVAKFTRTMGTMLASGVGILEALDIVAKTAGNKSIETAVYKVRTGIAEGQTIADPLSETGVFPPMVCQMIAVGESTGAIDAMMEKIADFYEEEVDQAVENLTSMIEPFMLVFLGVVIGGLVVSMYLPIFKMAGAISG from the coding sequence ATGCCTGTTTTTCAATGGGAGGGCAAGGACCGCAACAATCAGGTCCGCAAAGGGGAGATCGAGGCTGCCACTGAACAGGAAGTCCGGGCAGTGCTCGGAAGGCAGCGCATCGTGCCGACAAAGCTGAAAAAAAAGCCGAAAGATCTTTTGGAAAACATCTCTTTTTTCCAGCCCAAGGTCAAGCAGCAGGACATCATCATTTTCTGCCGTCAGTTTTCCACCATGATCGATGCCGGCCTGCCCATTATCCAGTGCCTGGACATCCTTCAGTCCCAGCAGGAAAACCTGACATTTAAAAAAATGTTAAAAGATATCAAGGAGTCGGTGGAAGGCGGCCAGACCCTGGCCGATTCTCTGAAAAAGTATCCCGATCACTTTGACTCTTTGTTTGTCAACATGGTGGCCGCAGGCGAGGCCGGCGGTATTCTGGATGTGATTTTGCGTCGGCTGTCGGTTTACATGGAAAAGGCCGCCCGCCTCAAGGCCCAGGTCAAGGGGGCCATGACATACCCGATTGTTACCCTGATTATAGCGGTTTTGGTGGTGGCCGTGATTCTGGTGTTTGTAATTCCCGTGTTTGAGGAAATGTTTGCCAGTTTCGGCCAGGGGCTGCCCGCACCCACCCAGGCGGTCATTGCCATGAGCTTTTTTGTCCAAAGCAAGATCTGGTGGATTATCGGCGGGATTGTGCTGGTGATATTCGCCTTCCGGCGGTTTTATAAGACCGAGAAAGGCCGGGCCATGATCGATGAGTTGACCCTGCGCCTGCCGGTGATCGGTATTTTGATTCGAAAAGTCGCAGTCGCCAAGTTTACCCGGACCATGGGGACCATGCTGGCCAGTGGCGTGGGCATTCTGGAAGCCCTGGACATCGTGGCCAAGACCGCTGGCAACAAAAGCATTGAAACCGCTGTTTACAAGGTCCGCACCGGCATTGCCGAGGGACAGACCATTGCCGACCCCCTTTCTGAAACCGGGGTGTTTCCGCCCATGGTGTGCCAGATGATCGCGGTGGGTGAATCCACGGGTGCAATTGACGCCATGATGGAGAAAATTGCCGATTTTTATGAAGAGGAGGTGGATCAGGCGGTTGAGAACCTCACCTCAATGATTGAGCCGTTTATGCTGGTGTTTCTCGGTGTTGTGATTGGCGGGCTGGTGGTATCCATGTACCTGCCCATATTCAAGATGGCAGGAGCCATTTCCGGATAA
- a CDS encoding CBS domain-containing protein, whose amino-acid sequence MTNTENRSDPLTLITTHTNADFDAVASMLAAQKLYPGSVVVFPGFHEKSMKNFFVSTMAYLFQMADYRQIQPEQVGRLVIVDTKQAGRIGELEELLNRTGIEIHVYDHHPQLENDIRADFEMHRSTGANVTMLVDLIREQTIGISPDEATVMCLGIYEDTGAFTYPSTTQDDFAAAAFLLGKGASLTTISDLIAKEMDSEQIALLNDMFRAATHYPINGKDVVITTVSRDEYIHDLAFLVQKMLRIENLSAVFAIALMKNKIYIAARSRTPDVDVGAIIREIGGGGHSFAAAASIKNKTLAQVENRIIDLLKTHVRSTQQAKDIMSTPAITAPHDISCEKARQLLSRYNINALLVMGPEDRKQRLAGFITRQVIEKALYHHLDEIPIKEYMTTEFAVVAPEADISEVQEKIIENKQRILPVVDNGHAIGAITRTDLLNTLIYHNQQEQQAGHSAEPPAESRQPKTKSVSGFLRERLNDDILDMLRRIGRVADAHGFSAYVVGGFVRDLFLYRHNEDIDIVIEGNGIEFARAFARKEGARVNAYDKFGTAVIIFADGFKIDVASARMEYYKFPAALPTVEMSSIKLDLFRRDFTINTLAIFLNPDKFGRLIDFFGGMRDMKEKAIRILHNLSFVEDPTRVFRAIRFEKRFDFSIGKLTAGLIHNAVKMDFFKRLSGRRVFSELRHILEEQNPIPALVRLEDFGLLKVIDPSIRMNKALRQMLDSARNVLSWYVLLYRPEECRQWIVYFLVLTRHADQEKAQAICRHFELAPRHEKIFIQERAEAETCLYRLSQGLPDKNSRLYEELNGLRMELILYMMAVTSRDDVRRAISFYVTDLKDIRISVKGKDLQKMGLSPSPLFGRILRTLLREKLDGRLQTRHDELELARRLIDGRETAG is encoded by the coding sequence GTGACAAATACAGAGAACCGATCCGATCCGCTCACCCTGATTACTACCCACACCAATGCCGATTTTGATGCCGTAGCATCCATGCTGGCCGCCCAGAAGCTCTATCCGGGCTCGGTGGTGGTATTTCCGGGTTTTCATGAAAAAAGCATGAAAAATTTCTTTGTCAGCACTATGGCCTACTTGTTTCAAATGGCTGATTACCGGCAGATCCAGCCGGAACAGGTGGGCCGGCTGGTGATTGTGGACACCAAGCAGGCCGGCCGCATCGGCGAACTTGAAGAACTGCTCAACCGCACCGGCATTGAAATCCATGTATATGATCATCATCCCCAGCTGGAAAATGACATCCGGGCCGACTTTGAGATGCACAGGTCCACCGGCGCCAATGTCACCATGCTCGTTGATTTGATCCGCGAACAAACCATCGGCATCAGCCCGGATGAAGCAACCGTGATGTGCCTTGGCATCTATGAGGACACCGGGGCATTTACCTATCCATCTACCACCCAGGACGATTTCGCGGCAGCCGCATTTCTGCTCGGCAAAGGCGCCAGCCTGACAACCATATCCGACCTGATTGCAAAGGAGATGGATTCCGAACAGATCGCCCTGTTAAACGACATGTTCCGGGCGGCCACACACTACCCGATCAACGGCAAAGATGTCGTGATCACAACGGTCTCCAGGGACGAATACATTCACGACCTGGCCTTTCTGGTCCAGAAAATGCTCCGCATTGAAAACCTCAGCGCGGTTTTCGCCATTGCGCTGATGAAAAACAAAATTTATATCGCCGCCCGCAGCCGGACCCCGGATGTTGACGTTGGCGCCATCATCCGGGAAATCGGCGGGGGAGGACACAGCTTTGCAGCAGCCGCCTCCATAAAAAACAAAACCCTGGCCCAGGTTGAAAATCGGATTATTGACCTGTTAAAGACCCATGTCCGGTCCACCCAACAGGCAAAAGACATTATGTCGACTCCCGCCATTACGGCACCGCACGACATCTCCTGCGAAAAAGCCCGCCAACTGCTGTCGCGATACAATATAAACGCGCTTCTGGTGATGGGACCGGAAGACAGAAAACAGCGCCTGGCCGGGTTTATCACCCGGCAGGTAATTGAAAAAGCACTGTACCACCACCTTGATGAAATTCCCATCAAAGAGTACATGACAACGGAATTTGCCGTGGTGGCGCCTGAGGCCGACATTTCCGAAGTCCAGGAAAAAATTATCGAAAACAAGCAGCGAATACTGCCGGTGGTCGACAACGGGCATGCAATCGGTGCCATCACCCGCACAGATTTGCTCAACACCCTGATTTATCATAACCAGCAGGAGCAGCAGGCCGGCCATTCCGCCGAACCCCCGGCCGAATCCCGCCAGCCCAAGACCAAAAGCGTCTCCGGATTTCTCAGGGAACGGCTCAACGACGATATCCTCGACATGCTCCGCCGCATCGGCCGGGTGGCAGACGCCCATGGATTTTCCGCATATGTTGTGGGCGGCTTTGTGCGCGACCTTTTTTTGTATCGGCACAATGAGGATATCGACATTGTCATTGAAGGAAACGGCATCGAGTTTGCCAGGGCCTTTGCCAGAAAGGAAGGCGCACGGGTAAACGCATACGACAAATTCGGCACCGCTGTGATCATTTTTGCAGACGGGTTTAAAATCGACGTGGCCTCGGCCCGGATGGAATACTACAAATTTCCGGCTGCACTTCCCACAGTAGAAATGAGCTCCATCAAACTGGATTTGTTCCGAAGGGATTTTACCATCAATACCCTGGCCATTTTTCTCAACCCGGACAAATTCGGCCGGCTCATTGACTTTTTCGGGGGCATGCGGGACATGAAGGAAAAGGCCATCCGCATCCTTCACAATTTGAGCTTTGTGGAAGACCCCACCCGGGTTTTTCGGGCCATTCGGTTTGAAAAGCGCTTTGATTTCTCCATTGGCAAGCTTACCGCCGGACTGATTCACAATGCGGTGAAAATGGATTTTTTTAAGCGCTTATCCGGCCGCAGAGTGTTTTCCGAACTCCGCCACATCCTGGAAGAACAAAATCCGATCCCGGCCCTGGTTCGCCTGGAGGATTTCGGTCTGCTCAAAGTCATCGATCCCTCCATCCGGATGAACAAAGCCCTCCGGCAAATGCTGGATTCGGCGCGAAACGTCCTGTCCTGGTATGTCCTGCTCTACAGACCGGAAGAATGCCGCCAGTGGATCGTCTACTTTCTGGTTCTGACCCGGCATGCAGACCAGGAAAAGGCCCAGGCCATCTGCCGGCATTTTGAACTGGCCCCCAGGCATGAAAAAATTTTCATCCAGGAGCGGGCCGAGGCCGAAACCTGCCTGTACCGGCTCAGCCAGGGACTGCCGGATAAAAACAGCCGGCTCTACGAAGAATTAAACGGGCTGCGCATGGAACTGATCCTCTACATGATGGCCGTGACCAGCCGGGATGATGTGCGCCGCGCCATTTCTTTTTACGTCACAGACTTGAAAGATATTCGGATTTCGGTTAAGGGTAAGGATTTGCAGAAAATGGGGCTTTCGCCCTCGCCTCTGTTCGGCCGGATTCTGCGGACGTTGCTGCGGGAAAAGCTCGACGGCCGGCTCCAAACCCGGCACGACGAACTGGAACTTGCCCGCCGCCTGATTGATGGCCGGGAAACTGCCGGGTAA
- a CDS encoding segregation and condensation protein A produces MTNTGYQVRLENVFEGPMDLLVHLIKKNQVDIYDIPIALITDQFLSYIRWMQGMEIDVAADFLVMAATLAQIKSRMLLPAQESDQEESEDPRDAIAGPLAEYMRIKSAAEKLTARNILGEHVFARPAEPLVHGGNAEHMPVEASLYDLLGAYQALSEQMAGDPDFSITPEKISVKEKMTDILDLLQTHKSVTFSDLAAKCADKGEIIATFLAVLEVVRLNIVGISQEETAGGLKLFSR; encoded by the coding sequence ATGACAAACACCGGATACCAGGTCAGGCTGGAAAACGTTTTTGAAGGGCCCATGGACCTGCTGGTCCACCTGATCAAAAAAAACCAGGTGGATATCTATGACATTCCCATCGCCCTGATCACGGACCAGTTTTTGTCCTATATCCGGTGGATGCAGGGCATGGAAATCGATGTGGCCGCCGACTTTCTGGTCATGGCCGCCACCCTGGCCCAGATCAAATCCCGGATGCTGCTGCCGGCGCAGGAATCCGACCAGGAGGAATCAGAGGATCCAAGGGATGCCATTGCCGGCCCCCTGGCCGAATACATGCGCATCAAATCCGCAGCCGAAAAGCTGACAGCGCGCAACATCCTGGGCGAGCATGTGTTTGCCCGGCCCGCCGAACCCCTGGTCCACGGGGGCAATGCCGAACACATGCCGGTGGAAGCCAGTCTGTATGACCTGCTCGGGGCCTACCAGGCATTGTCAGAACAGATGGCCGGGGACCCGGATTTTTCCATAACCCCGGAAAAAATCTCCGTGAAAGAAAAGATGACCGATATTCTGGATCTGCTGCAAACCCACAAAAGCGTGACCTTTTCTGATCTGGCGGCCAAATGCGCTGACAAAGGCGAAATCATTGCAACATTTCTGGCGGTCCTGGAGGTGGTGCGGCTCAATATTGTGGGCATCTCCCAGGAAGAAACCGCTGGCGGACTCAAGCTGTTTTCCAGATGA
- the lysS gene encoding lysine--tRNA ligase, producing the protein MAQNQATDVIAKRREKIQALKDAGVELFPNDFAVTHTVAGILKSVADKDEDMTGAKTVVRAAGRMMAVNRFGKSAFIRFRDRTGQMQAYIRQDRVGGDAYAFFKKMDIGDFIGLQGTLFVTKTGEWTLLAEQFELLAKSYRPLPEKFHGLKDPEKRYRQRYLDLIMNPEVRDVFVKRSRLIREIRDFLTQREFLEVETPMMQPIAGGADARPFKTHHNALDMDLYLRIAPELYLKRLVVGGFERVFEINRNFRNEGVSTQHNPEFTMLEFYQAHATYEDLMVFTEQMFETAARAVTGATKVLCQGREIEFGGPYQRLDLLDALTSVGGVDPALLSDKAGLMAFAKDNEISLDRGPGDDISMGKLITKVFDHLVEPNLIQPTYITGYPVEVSPLSRRSARNPEITERFELFIAGREIANGFSELNDPVDQKARFVSQVESRELEDHEARVDEDYILALEYGMPPTAGEGVGIDRLAMLLTDSASIRDVILFPHLKFADTR; encoded by the coding sequence ATGGCGCAGAATCAGGCAACGGATGTCATTGCAAAGCGAAGGGAAAAAATTCAGGCTCTCAAGGATGCCGGTGTGGAGCTGTTTCCCAACGATTTTGCTGTTACGCATACAGTGGCGGGTATTTTAAAAAGCGTGGCTGACAAAGACGAGGATATGACAGGCGCAAAGACCGTGGTGCGGGCAGCCGGACGCATGATGGCGGTCAACCGGTTTGGCAAATCCGCATTTATCCGCTTTCGGGACCGAACTGGCCAGATGCAGGCCTATATCCGCCAGGACCGGGTGGGCGGGGATGCCTATGCTTTTTTCAAAAAGATGGATATCGGTGATTTTATCGGTCTGCAGGGAACCCTTTTTGTGACAAAAACCGGGGAGTGGACACTGCTGGCAGAACAATTTGAATTGCTGGCCAAGTCTTATCGTCCTTTGCCGGAAAAATTCCATGGTCTAAAGGATCCGGAAAAACGGTATCGTCAGCGGTACCTGGATCTGATCATGAATCCGGAGGTGCGCGACGTATTTGTCAAGCGTAGCCGCCTGATCCGGGAAATCCGGGATTTTTTGACGCAAAGGGAGTTTCTGGAAGTGGAAACGCCCATGATGCAGCCCATTGCCGGCGGGGCGGATGCCCGGCCGTTTAAGACCCATCACAATGCCTTAGACATGGATCTTTACCTGCGCATCGCACCGGAGCTTTATCTGAAACGTCTCGTGGTGGGCGGATTTGAACGGGTGTTTGAGATCAATCGAAATTTCAGAAACGAGGGTGTTTCCACCCAGCATAACCCTGAATTTACCATGCTGGAATTCTATCAGGCCCATGCCACCTACGAAGATCTAATGGTTTTCACAGAGCAGATGTTTGAGACTGCGGCCAGGGCTGTTACCGGAGCCACAAAAGTGCTCTGCCAGGGCCGGGAGATTGAGTTTGGCGGACCCTACCAGCGTCTGGATCTTTTGGATGCCCTGACTTCCGTGGGGGGTGTGGATCCGGCGCTGCTGTCGGACAAGGCCGGGCTCATGGCTTTTGCCAAAGACAATGAAATTTCCCTGGACCGGGGCCCGGGAGACGATATCAGCATGGGCAAACTGATCACAAAAGTTTTTGACCACCTGGTTGAGCCCAATCTCATTCAGCCGACCTATATTACCGGCTATCCGGTTGAGGTCTCGCCGTTGTCCCGGCGAAGCGCCCGAAATCCCGAAATAACAGAGCGCTTTGAGCTTTTTATTGCCGGCCGGGAGATCGCCAATGGTTTTTCGGAATTAAATGATCCCGTGGATCAGAAAGCCCGTTTTGTCAGCCAGGTGGAAAGCCGGGAACTCGAGGACCACGAGGCCCGTGTGGATGAAGATTATATTCTGGCGCTGGAATACGGCATGCCGCCAACAGCCGGAGAAGGCGTGGGCATTGATCGTTTGGCCATGCTGCTCACCGATTCGGCCTCCATTCGGGATGTGATTCTTTTTCCGCATCTGAAGTTTGCAGATACCCGATAG